Proteins from one Haloarchaeobius litoreus genomic window:
- a CDS encoding DUF2797 domain-containing protein gives MQVVGYRTETVEHAPALLLASGGTVEDEPLTPGTALSFSLGDRWCAGAVDGDDHYACDRPGSPYCDQHTSRWPCARCTGDCDLPLSNCREEHAVYLAAFAPDVFKVGVTKSHRLETRLREQGADRAAHVHTVSDGRIARQLEAEYAEEIPDRVRIPTKIAGLDGAVDDAAWTDLLTEFDIIGTYTFDYGLDLDVRPVSETLLSGTVRGVQGRVLVLDRGGTTYAVDLRELVGYGVTQEATDRRLQSSLGSFP, from the coding sequence GTGCAGGTCGTCGGCTACCGGACGGAGACCGTGGAGCACGCGCCAGCGCTGCTGTTGGCGAGCGGCGGCACGGTCGAGGACGAGCCGCTCACGCCCGGGACGGCGCTGTCGTTCTCGCTGGGTGACCGCTGGTGCGCCGGAGCCGTCGACGGCGACGACCACTACGCCTGCGACCGACCCGGGTCACCCTACTGCGACCAGCACACGAGCCGGTGGCCGTGTGCCCGATGTACCGGCGACTGCGACCTGCCGCTCTCGAACTGTCGCGAGGAGCACGCGGTGTACCTCGCGGCGTTCGCCCCCGACGTGTTCAAGGTCGGAGTCACGAAATCCCACCGGCTGGAGACCCGGCTCCGCGAGCAAGGGGCCGACCGGGCGGCACACGTCCACACCGTCTCGGACGGCCGCATCGCCCGGCAGCTGGAGGCGGAGTACGCGGAGGAGATTCCGGACCGGGTGCGCATCCCGACGAAGATCGCCGGACTCGACGGGGCCGTCGACGATGCCGCGTGGACCGACCTCCTGACGGAGTTCGACATCATCGGGACGTACACGTTCGACTACGGGCTCGACCTCGACGTGCGCCCAGTGTCCGAGACGCTGCTCTCGGGGACGGTGCGCGGGGTGCAGGGACGGGTCCTCGTCCTCGACCGCGGTGGGACGACGTACGCGGTCGACCTGCGGGAGCTCGTGGGCTACGGGGTCACGCAGGAGGCGACCGACCGGCGGCTCCAGTCGAGCCTCGGCTCGTTCCCGTAG